The Gordonia sp. KTR9 genome contains a region encoding:
- a CDS encoding YhgE/Pip domain-containing protein, with translation MGTHESPVQPGDALGQGAHEAPDADQPTGRTIAGVLGSPRFWLAPLALVAVMFSLMAALYMAAVVDPQRHLHDFPVALVQEDAGGEVQNAEGQSTQQNFGEQVAEGIISSAAENGIVVSRTDRSTALSELNSGKVYGVIVVGSNFTNRAVALGRSTVLTAEPAKPTIDIFINRGSGAFASSITTTLADQVRTRVNEQVGTQLTEQVRAQLDRNDITFTGAAQLALATPVAVEVSEPTPLPDGAGNGLSAFYLTLLLVLAGFTGAMMVSIVVDGMLGQTPIEYGPFYQLRERLAISRWATLAAKWTIMFLVAVVLSTLFIAVGAMVGTSIPNGFVLWMLSVLGIFAVGVSASAMMAVFGNPGLLFNLIFFVVFGLPSSGGTLPLEASPRFFEWIAAIEPMHVIYLGVRAVLYFDADLSAGLGRSIIQCFIGLLVGVLLGLLGTKYYDRKGWHRYPGGMTLPPKLDKIVNAG, from the coding sequence ATGGGAACGCACGAGTCGCCGGTTCAGCCGGGGGACGCACTCGGTCAGGGAGCGCACGAGGCGCCGGACGCCGATCAGCCGACGGGGCGGACGATCGCGGGGGTGCTGGGGTCACCGCGATTCTGGCTCGCACCACTCGCGCTGGTGGCGGTGATGTTCTCGCTGATGGCCGCGTTGTACATGGCCGCTGTCGTCGACCCGCAGCGCCACCTGCACGACTTCCCGGTAGCGCTCGTCCAGGAGGACGCGGGCGGTGAGGTGCAGAACGCCGAGGGGCAGTCCACGCAGCAGAACTTCGGCGAACAGGTCGCCGAGGGCATCATCTCCTCGGCCGCGGAGAACGGGATCGTGGTCTCACGGACCGACCGGTCGACCGCCCTCTCCGAACTCAACAGCGGCAAGGTGTACGGCGTCATCGTCGTCGGGTCGAACTTCACGAATCGTGCTGTCGCACTCGGCCGGTCGACGGTTCTCACCGCCGAACCGGCGAAACCGACCATCGACATCTTCATCAACCGTGGCTCGGGTGCGTTCGCGTCATCGATCACCACCACCCTGGCCGACCAGGTCCGTACGCGCGTCAACGAGCAGGTCGGCACACAGCTGACCGAACAGGTCCGCGCACAGCTCGACCGCAACGACATCACCTTCACCGGCGCGGCGCAGCTCGCACTCGCGACCCCGGTGGCCGTCGAGGTCTCCGAGCCGACGCCGCTCCCCGACGGTGCGGGCAACGGTCTGTCGGCGTTCTATCTGACCCTGCTGCTCGTGCTCGCCGGCTTCACCGGGGCGATGATGGTCAGCATCGTCGTCGACGGCATGCTCGGCCAGACGCCCATCGAATACGGGCCGTTCTATCAGCTGCGTGAGCGGCTCGCGATCAGCCGGTGGGCGACACTCGCGGCGAAGTGGACGATCATGTTCCTGGTCGCGGTGGTGCTCTCGACCCTGTTCATCGCCGTCGGCGCCATGGTCGGGACATCGATCCCGAACGGATTCGTGCTCTGGATGCTGTCGGTGCTCGGCATCTTCGCCGTCGGGGTGAGTGCCAGCGCGATGATGGCGGTGTTCGGCAACCCCGGGCTGCTGTTCAACCTGATCTTCTTCGTGGTGTTCGGGCTGCCGTCGTCGGGCGGGACCCTTCCGCTCGAGGCGAGTCCGCGCTTCTTCGAGTGGATCGCCGCGATCGAACCGATGCATGTGATCTACCTGGGTGTGCGTGCGGTCCTGTATTTCGACGCCGACCTCTCGGCGGGCTTGGGCCGGTCGATCATCCAGTGCTTCATCGGTCTGCTCGTCGGGGTGCTCCTCGGTCTGCTCGGCACCAAGTACTACGACCGCAAGGGTTGGCACCGGTATCCGGGCGGCATGACGCTGCCGCCGAAGCTGGACAAGATCGTCAACGCCGGCTGA
- the era gene encoding GTPase Era, whose product MPEFRSGFVCFVGRPNTGKSTLTNALVGEKIAITSNRPQTTRHTIRGIVNRPDAQLILVDTPGLHRPRTLLGQRLNDLVRDTYSEVDVIGVCIPADEAIGPGDRWIISQVREMAPRTTIVGVVTKIDRVGPEQVAKQLLALSAVLGPDSEVVPVSAKSGKQLDVLSDVLVGLMEEGPAFYPDGELTDEPEQVLMAEFIREAALEGVHDELPHSLAVVIEEVIDREDRDPELPPMVDVHAVLFVERDSQKGIIIGRKGARLKEVGTVARAQIERLLGTKVYLDLHVKVAKDWQRDPKQLRRLGF is encoded by the coding sequence ATGCCTGAGTTCCGTTCGGGTTTCGTCTGTTTCGTGGGGCGTCCCAACACCGGCAAGTCCACGCTCACCAATGCCCTGGTCGGCGAGAAGATCGCGATCACCTCCAATCGCCCGCAGACCACCCGCCACACCATCCGCGGGATCGTCAACCGGCCCGATGCCCAGCTGATCCTCGTCGACACCCCCGGCCTCCATCGCCCGCGTACCCTGCTGGGTCAGCGCCTGAACGATCTCGTCCGCGACACCTACTCCGAGGTCGACGTGATCGGTGTTTGCATCCCCGCCGACGAGGCGATCGGGCCGGGTGACCGCTGGATCATCTCGCAGGTCCGCGAGATGGCACCCCGCACGACGATCGTCGGTGTGGTCACCAAGATCGACCGCGTCGGTCCGGAGCAGGTCGCCAAACAGCTGCTCGCGCTCTCCGCGGTCCTCGGACCCGACTCGGAGGTGGTCCCGGTGTCGGCGAAGTCGGGCAAGCAGCTCGACGTGCTGTCCGACGTGCTCGTCGGCCTCATGGAAGAGGGGCCGGCCTTCTACCCGGACGGCGAACTCACCGACGAACCCGAGCAGGTGCTGATGGCGGAGTTCATCCGCGAAGCCGCGCTCGAGGGTGTGCACGACGAGTTGCCGCACTCGCTCGCCGTCGTCATCGAGGAGGTCATCGACCGGGAGGACCGGGATCCCGAGCTTCCGCCGATGGTCGACGTCCACGCCGTGCTGTTCGTCGAGCGCGACAGCCAGAAGGGCATCATCATCGGCCGCAAGGGCGCGCGGCTGAAAGAGGTGGGTACAGTTGCCCGCGCACAGATCGAGCGGCTGCTGGGGACCAAGGTGTACCTGGATCTGCATGTGAAGGTCGCCAAGGACTGGCAACGCGACCCCAAACAGCTGCGTCGATTGGGTTTCTAG
- a CDS encoding hemolysin family protein gives MTSDYWFIVAAVVLIGVGGVFAAVDTAVSTVSNARVDDMVREGRAGARRLAGILGARATYVGLVVLLRVVCETAAVALVAVAATQLIGVGGGLAVAIAAMAVVSYVAVGVGPRTLGRQHAYTIALASSYPLFALGVLLKPLTRLLILIGNALTPGRGFRNGPFATEIELREVVDLAEASGVVAADERRMIQSVFDLGDTSAREVMVPRPEMVWIEADKTALQATSLATRSGHSRIPVIGENTDDVLGIVYLKDLVARTVAQRVDPTTLRVVDVMRDAEFIPDSKPLDRVLADMQRERNHMAMLVDEYGGIAGLVTIEDVLEEIVGEITDEYDTDELAPVEDLGDGSYRVSARLPVEDLGELFDVEIAEEEVETVGGLVGLELGRVPLPGARVESHGLQLVAEGGPNRQGRQRIITVLVTRVPGAEEDSRGDEHRGNSNRSHGRSDRAAGRDHEDERRTERAARDKGGDDPAVDSADRDRADDSRARMNQ, from the coding sequence GTGACCTCTGATTACTGGTTCATCGTGGCCGCAGTCGTGTTGATCGGGGTCGGCGGGGTGTTCGCGGCGGTCGACACCGCGGTGTCCACGGTGTCGAACGCCCGGGTGGACGACATGGTCCGGGAGGGGCGCGCTGGTGCCCGCCGCCTGGCGGGCATCCTCGGTGCACGCGCGACCTACGTCGGGCTCGTGGTGCTTCTCCGCGTGGTGTGCGAGACCGCGGCCGTGGCGCTCGTCGCGGTCGCCGCGACACAGCTGATCGGCGTCGGCGGGGGACTCGCGGTGGCCATCGCCGCCATGGCAGTCGTCTCGTACGTCGCCGTGGGCGTCGGCCCGCGCACCCTGGGCCGGCAGCACGCGTACACGATCGCGCTCGCCTCGTCGTACCCGCTGTTCGCGCTGGGAGTGCTGCTCAAACCGCTGACCCGTCTCCTGATACTGATCGGTAACGCCCTCACCCCGGGTCGCGGGTTCCGCAACGGCCCGTTCGCCACCGAGATCGAGCTGCGTGAGGTCGTCGACCTCGCGGAGGCCTCCGGTGTCGTCGCGGCCGACGAGCGCCGCATGATCCAGTCGGTGTTCGACCTCGGCGACACGAGCGCCCGCGAGGTGATGGTGCCGCGCCCGGAGATGGTGTGGATCGAGGCCGACAAGACCGCCCTGCAGGCCACGAGCCTCGCGACGCGGTCCGGGCACTCGCGGATCCCGGTGATCGGCGAGAACACCGACGACGTCCTGGGCATCGTGTATCTCAAGGACCTGGTGGCCCGGACGGTCGCCCAGCGCGTCGACCCCACGACCCTGCGCGTGGTCGACGTGATGCGCGACGCCGAGTTCATCCCCGATTCCAAACCACTCGACCGTGTCCTCGCCGACATGCAGCGCGAGCGCAATCACATGGCGATGCTCGTCGACGAGTACGGCGGTATCGCCGGGCTGGTGACCATCGAGGACGTGCTGGAGGAGATCGTCGGCGAGATCACCGACGAGTACGACACCGACGAGCTCGCGCCGGTCGAGGACCTCGGCGACGGGTCCTACCGGGTGTCGGCGCGGCTGCCGGTGGAAGATCTCGGTGAACTGTTCGACGTCGAGATCGCCGAGGAAGAGGTCGAGACGGTCGGCGGACTCGTCGGCCTCGAGCTGGGCCGCGTGCCGCTGCCCGGCGCCCGGGTCGAGTCGCACGGACTGCAACTGGTGGCCGAGGGCGGTCCCAATCGCCAAGGGCGCCAACGCATCATCACGGTGCTCGTGACACGGGTCCCCGGCGCGGAAGAAGATTCGCGAGGCGACGAGCACCGTGGCAACTCGAACCGATCGCACGGACGTTCCGACCGTGCCGCGGGCCGCGACCACGAGGACGAACGGCGAACCGAGCGCGCGGCGAGAGACAAGGGCGGCGACGACCCGGCTGTGGACTCCGCCGATCGCGACAGGGCAGACGACTCGAGAGCAAGGATGAACCAGTGA
- the ybeY gene encoding rRNA maturation RNase YbeY — protein sequence MSIELANESGVEVPAELIIDAARFAVNAMDVNPAALLSVLCVDEDTMADMHVQWMDLPGPTDVMSFPMDELVPGGRPDATDPGPAILGDIVLCPDFARKQAREAKRSFEHELAMLTIHGVLHLLGYDHAEPEEEREMFGLQNRILDAFYAERHRRAQEQRQTDRDSRLLTNIGFTGPEGGSPAPGAPTRSEEDRG from the coding sequence ATGAGCATCGAACTGGCCAACGAATCCGGGGTCGAGGTTCCGGCCGAGCTGATCATCGACGCCGCACGCTTCGCGGTGAACGCGATGGACGTCAATCCGGCGGCGCTGCTGTCGGTGCTGTGCGTCGACGAGGACACCATGGCGGACATGCACGTGCAGTGGATGGACCTGCCCGGTCCGACCGACGTGATGAGCTTCCCGATGGACGAACTGGTGCCCGGCGGGCGGCCGGACGCGACCGACCCCGGCCCGGCGATCCTCGGTGACATCGTGCTGTGCCCCGATTTCGCCCGGAAGCAGGCGCGCGAGGCGAAACGGTCCTTCGAGCACGAGCTGGCGATGCTGACGATCCACGGGGTGCTCCACCTTCTCGGCTACGACCACGCCGAGCCGGAGGAGGAGCGCGAGATGTTCGGGCTGCAGAACCGGATTCTCGACGCGTTCTACGCCGAACGCCACCGACGTGCCCAGGAGCAACGACAGACCGACCGCGATTCGCGGTTGCTGACCAACATCGGCTTCACCGGTCCCGAGGGCGGGTCGCCTGCCCCCGGCGCCCCGACCCGGTCCGAGGAGGACCGAGGGTGA
- a CDS encoding PhoH family protein, giving the protein MSDDNPDQSGQSSRTQPRRSGVTSTVEVSPGVVFGLLGASDVNLRTLEQLLPADIHVRGNQVTLTGEPADVAGSERVIAELVDLVGRGTPLTPDLVRHSVSMLSDGTEESPADVLSLDILSRRGKTIRPKTLNQKHYVDAIDKHTIVFGLGPAGTGKTYLAMAKAVQALQSKSVNRIILTRPAVEAGERLGFLPGTLSEKIDPYLRPLYDALHDMMDPEAIPKLMAAGVIEVAPLAYMRGRTLNDAFIILDEAQNTTSEQMKMFLTRLGFGSKVVVTGDVTQVDLPGGARSGLLAASEILEGIDDIHFSRLTSQDVVRHRLVADIVDAYGRAEEAQRGLPNTALGGNRAARRAAAQGRRS; this is encoded by the coding sequence GTGAGTGACGACAACCCCGACCAGAGCGGGCAATCCAGCCGTACGCAGCCGCGCCGGTCTGGGGTCACATCCACTGTCGAAGTCTCTCCCGGAGTCGTGTTCGGGCTGCTCGGCGCCAGTGACGTCAACCTGCGTACCCTTGAGCAGCTCTTGCCCGCCGACATCCACGTCCGTGGCAACCAGGTGACCCTGACCGGTGAACCCGCCGACGTCGCCGGCTCCGAGCGTGTCATCGCCGAACTCGTCGACCTCGTCGGCCGGGGGACCCCGCTGACACCCGATCTCGTCCGGCACAGCGTGTCCATGCTGTCCGACGGCACCGAGGAGTCGCCGGCCGACGTGCTGTCGCTCGACATCCTGTCGCGCCGGGGCAAGACGATCCGACCCAAGACGCTCAACCAGAAGCACTACGTCGACGCCATCGACAAGCACACCATCGTGTTCGGTCTGGGTCCGGCCGGTACCGGCAAGACCTACCTGGCGATGGCCAAGGCGGTCCAGGCGCTGCAGTCGAAATCGGTCAACCGCATCATCCTGACGCGGCCGGCGGTCGAGGCCGGCGAACGCCTCGGCTTCCTGCCGGGCACGTTGAGCGAGAAGATCGACCCCTACCTGCGCCCGCTGTACGACGCGCTGCACGACATGATGGATCCCGAGGCGATCCCGAAGCTGATGGCAGCCGGGGTCATCGAGGTCGCGCCGTTGGCCTACATGCGCGGCCGCACGCTCAACGACGCGTTCATCATCCTCGACGAGGCGCAGAACACGACGAGTGAGCAGATGAAGATGTTCCTGACCCGTCTCGGCTTCGGTTCCAAGGTCGTCGTCACCGGCGACGTCACCCAGGTGGACCTGCCGGGCGGTGCGCGTAGCGGACTCCTCGCCGCCTCGGAGATCCTGGAAGGGATCGACGACATCCACTTCTCCCGGCTCACCAGCCAGGACGTGGTCCGGCACCGGTTGGTCGCCGACATCGTCGACGCCTACGGACGGGCCGAGGAGGCGCAGCGAGGACTGCCCAACACGGCACTCGGCGGCAACCGTGCCGCACGTCGGGCCGCCGCGCAGGGACGTCGTTCATGA
- a CDS encoding alpha/beta hydrolase family protein produces the protein MSVVGRRSVRRTKIDYGPAPSQFGHLYVPSDGLDATSPARLVVLVHGGSWSVEFGSTTQTAIARMLAERGAAVWNIEYRRVGEEGGGWPNTGRDVIDALGALDGPVRDLLPAGGVDFSSTAVVGHSAGGQLAVWAVGQLGARTATATITTVVAQAAVLDTVGAADRESVRAFMGRPFSESPRRYRDASPLLAPVVDAHVVAIHGETDELIPIESSRRYVDAAIERGQSAEFLAVPGEGHDAFVDPRSVCTRQTIRVLGI, from the coding sequence ATGAGCGTCGTCGGACGCCGCTCCGTGCGTCGAACGAAGATCGACTATGGCCCGGCGCCTTCACAATTCGGCCACCTGTACGTGCCCTCCGACGGTCTCGACGCGACGTCGCCCGCGCGGCTGGTCGTACTCGTGCACGGCGGCTCCTGGTCCGTCGAATTCGGTTCGACGACGCAGACCGCCATCGCCCGCATGCTCGCCGAGCGTGGGGCGGCGGTGTGGAACATCGAATACCGGCGGGTCGGTGAGGAAGGCGGCGGATGGCCGAACACCGGCCGCGATGTCATCGACGCGCTCGGTGCTCTCGACGGACCCGTCCGTGACCTGCTCCCGGCCGGTGGCGTCGACTTCTCCTCGACGGCGGTCGTGGGGCATTCGGCGGGTGGCCAGCTCGCGGTGTGGGCCGTCGGGCAGCTCGGCGCGCGCACCGCAACGGCCACCATCACCACCGTCGTCGCCCAGGCGGCCGTGCTCGACACCGTCGGTGCGGCCGACCGAGAGTCGGTGCGGGCGTTCATGGGTCGGCCGTTCAGCGAGTCGCCGCGCCGGTACCGCGACGCCTCGCCGCTGCTGGCGCCCGTCGTCGACGCCCACGTCGTGGCGATACACGGTGAGACCGACGAACTCATCCCCATCGAGTCCAGTAGGCGGTACGTCGACGCCGCGATCGAGCGCGGACAGTCCGCGGAGTTCCTCGCCGTTCCCGGTGAGGGACACGACGCCTTCGTCGACCCACGCAGCGTGTGCACGCGGCAGACGATCCGGGTGCTGGGGATCTGA
- a CDS encoding 16S rRNA (uracil(1498)-N(3))-methyltransferase: MSPPLFWADSVPAPGADLTLSGPEGRHAVTVARLGVGERILVGDGAGSVAGCEIREIVAKDTLVAAVHDLSFEARPTPQVTLVQALPKSERSELAVDLATEAGVNVIVPWQALRCVSRWTGKADKGVGKWRAAASAAAKQSRRPWIPEVTDLATTIDVRARCADVVTRGGVVAVLHEEAAQPLARLPLADAAEIVLVVGPEGGLDGGEIADLTALGAQSVVLGPEVLRTSTAAAVALGAIGVLTRRWTR, from the coding sequence GTGAGTCCTCCGCTGTTCTGGGCGGATTCCGTGCCCGCGCCCGGGGCGGATCTGACCCTGAGCGGACCCGAGGGCCGTCACGCCGTGACCGTCGCCCGGCTCGGGGTCGGCGAGCGGATCCTCGTCGGCGACGGCGCCGGTTCGGTGGCCGGTTGCGAGATCCGGGAGATCGTCGCCAAGGACACGCTGGTCGCAGCCGTGCACGACCTGTCCTTCGAGGCACGCCCCACCCCGCAGGTGACGCTGGTGCAGGCGCTGCCGAAGTCCGAACGCTCCGAGCTCGCGGTCGACCTCGCCACCGAGGCCGGCGTCAACGTGATCGTGCCCTGGCAGGCGCTGCGGTGCGTGTCGCGATGGACGGGCAAGGCGGACAAGGGCGTCGGCAAATGGCGGGCCGCGGCGTCGGCCGCCGCCAAGCAGAGTCGTCGCCCGTGGATTCCGGAGGTCACCGACCTCGCGACCACCATCGACGTCCGTGCCCGCTGCGCCGACGTCGTGACCAGGGGCGGCGTCGTCGCCGTCCTACACGAGGAGGCCGCGCAGCCCCTCGCGCGACTACCCCTCGCCGACGCCGCCGAGATCGTGCTCGTGGTCGGGCCCGAGGGCGGTCTCGACGGCGGAGAGATCGCGGACCTGACCGCGCTCGGTGCGCAGTCGGTCGTGCTGGGCCCGGAGGTGCTGCGCACGTCGACGGCAGCCGCGGTGGCTCTCGGCGCGATCGGGGTGCTCACCCGTCGGTGGACGCGATGA
- the dnaJ gene encoding molecular chaperone DnaJ — MARDYYAILGVAKGASDQELKRAYRKKARELHPDVNPGKEDEFKEVSTAYEVLTDPEKRRIVDAGGDPLAGAGAGGFGGFSGGGGGFGDVFEAFFGNGGAFGGGGGFGSGRGPKSRVQPGEPALVNLTLDLAECAKGVAKEITVDTAILCDVCTGSGTNGDSKPVTCDICKGAGEIQSVQRSFLGQVMTVRECPTCHGVGEVIPDPCHKCGGDGRYRSRRTMTVRIPAGIENGMRVRLTGQGEVGLGGGPAGDLYVEVSERPHEVFLRDKDDLHCTVKVPMADAALGAEFEVETILGDPVTVTVAPGTQPGQIVKLRGQGMPHVSSGVRGTMHVHLDVVVPTRLDAAQTEALKKYRKIAADEIEVVNTSAAAAPGGLFSRLRNAFAGK; from the coding sequence GTGGCACGTGACTATTACGCAATCCTGGGTGTGGCGAAGGGCGCCAGTGATCAGGAACTCAAGCGCGCCTACCGCAAGAAGGCGCGCGAGTTGCACCCCGACGTCAATCCGGGCAAGGAAGACGAGTTCAAAGAGGTAAGCACCGCCTACGAGGTGCTGACCGACCCGGAGAAGCGACGCATCGTCGACGCCGGCGGCGACCCGTTGGCCGGCGCCGGTGCGGGCGGCTTCGGCGGTTTCAGTGGCGGCGGCGGGGGATTCGGCGACGTCTTCGAGGCGTTCTTCGGCAACGGCGGCGCCTTCGGCGGTGGCGGTGGGTTCGGTTCGGGTCGCGGGCCCAAGTCGCGGGTCCAGCCGGGCGAGCCTGCACTGGTGAACCTGACCCTGGATCTCGCCGAGTGCGCGAAGGGGGTCGCCAAGGAGATCACCGTCGACACCGCGATCCTCTGCGATGTGTGCACCGGCTCGGGCACCAACGGTGACAGCAAGCCGGTGACCTGTGACATCTGCAAGGGCGCCGGAGAAATCCAGTCGGTGCAGCGCTCGTTCCTCGGCCAGGTCATGACCGTGCGCGAGTGCCCGACCTGTCACGGCGTCGGCGAGGTCATCCCCGATCCGTGTCACAAGTGCGGCGGCGACGGACGCTACCGCTCGCGGCGCACCATGACCGTGCGTATCCCCGCCGGGATCGAGAACGGCATGCGCGTGCGTCTCACCGGCCAGGGTGAGGTCGGTCTGGGCGGCGGTCCCGCGGGCGACCTGTACGTCGAGGTCTCCGAGCGTCCGCACGAGGTGTTCCTGCGCGACAAGGACGACCTGCACTGCACCGTCAAGGTGCCGATGGCCGACGCGGCGCTCGGTGCCGAGTTCGAGGTGGAGACCATTCTCGGGGACCCGGTCACCGTGACGGTCGCACCCGGCACCCAGCCGGGGCAGATCGTGAAACTGCGGGGACAGGGCATGCCGCACGTCAGTTCCGGCGTGCGCGGCACCATGCACGTCCACCTCGACGTCGTCGTACCGACCAGGCTCGATGCGGCACAGACCGAGGCGCTGAAGAAGTACCGCAAGATCGCCGCCGACGAGATCGAGGTGGTCAACACCTCGGCTGCCGCGGCGCCGGGCGGCCTCTTCTCGCGGCTGCGCAACGCGTTCGCCGGGAAGTAG
- the hrcA gene encoding heat-inducible transcriptional repressor HrcA: MSTTDDRRFEILRAIVTDYVDTQEPIGSKALVERHQLGVSSATVRNDMAVLEAEGYITQPHTSSGRVPTDKGYRMFVDRISEIKPLSAAERRAILSVLDSGVDLDDVLRRSVRLLAQLTRQVAVIQYPVLSAATVRHLEVVTLSPSRLLLVVIVDNGRVEQRMVALNEDHDEDEIARLRDLFSAALHGKRLEAASAAVAELANSAPEDLRGAVLNIATVLVETLVERGDDRLVLGGTSNLARSAADFTPVVGGMDTVLEALEEQVVVLKILATTQDMGQVTVQIGEETRTENLRGTSVVSTGYGASGTVFGGVGVLGPTRMDYPGTIASVAAVAKYIGEVLAER; the protein is encoded by the coding sequence GTGTCTACCACCGATGATCGTCGCTTCGAGATCTTGCGTGCGATCGTGACCGACTACGTCGACACGCAGGAGCCGATCGGTTCGAAGGCGCTCGTGGAGCGTCATCAGCTGGGAGTGTCGAGCGCCACCGTCCGCAACGACATGGCGGTGCTGGAGGCGGAGGGGTACATCACCCAGCCGCACACCAGCTCCGGCCGGGTGCCCACCGACAAGGGATACCGGATGTTCGTCGACCGGATCAGCGAGATCAAACCGCTGTCGGCCGCCGAGCGCCGCGCGATCCTCTCGGTACTCGATTCCGGCGTCGACCTCGACGATGTGCTCCGCCGGTCCGTGCGGCTCCTCGCCCAGCTGACGCGGCAGGTCGCGGTCATCCAGTACCCGGTGCTCTCGGCGGCGACCGTGCGTCATCTCGAGGTCGTCACCCTTTCGCCATCGCGTCTGCTGCTGGTCGTCATCGTCGACAACGGCCGGGTCGAACAGCGGATGGTGGCACTGAACGAAGACCACGACGAGGACGAGATCGCCCGGTTGCGCGATCTGTTCTCGGCCGCACTGCACGGCAAACGACTCGAAGCCGCGTCGGCCGCGGTGGCCGAGCTCGCCAACTCCGCGCCCGAGGATCTGCGCGGTGCGGTACTCAACATCGCGACCGTGCTGGTCGAGACCCTCGTCGAACGCGGCGACGACCGGCTGGTGCTCGGCGGCACGTCGAATCTCGCCCGCTCGGCAGCCGACTTCACGCCCGTGGTCGGCGGTATGGACACCGTTCTGGAGGCACTCGAGGAGCAGGTGGTCGTGCTCAAGATCCTCGCGACGACGCAGGACATGGGCCAGGTCACGGTGCAGATCGGCGAGGAGACCCGGACCGAGAACCTGCGTGGGACCTCGGTGGTGTCGACAGGGTACGGTGCATCGGGAACCGTGTTCGGCGGCGTCGGTGTGCTCGGCCCCACACGGATGGACTACCCGGGAACGATTGCCTCGGTGGCGGCCGTTGCCAAGTACATCGGCGAGGTGCTCGCCGAACGATGA
- a CDS encoding type II toxin-antitoxin system VapB family antitoxin — protein MIFKGVREGKPYPDHGLSTRGWAKIPPRQLRLDQLIPITKVLALDKLLSEDSTFYGDLFAHVVRWEGELYLEDGLHRAVRSALRNRHIIHARTLDLDALDLTETAKPLDQQLEDTAEIPARRPPTAPDGAGAHRRGARSTGWTSPPRPDQSW, from the coding sequence ATGATCTTCAAGGGGGTGCGGGAGGGCAAGCCCTACCCCGACCACGGGTTGTCGACGCGGGGCTGGGCCAAGATCCCGCCGCGACAACTCCGGCTCGACCAGCTGATCCCGATCACCAAGGTCCTCGCCCTGGACAAACTCCTCAGCGAGGACTCCACCTTCTACGGCGACCTCTTCGCCCACGTCGTGCGGTGGGAGGGCGAGCTCTACCTCGAGGACGGGTTGCACCGCGCGGTTCGGTCGGCGCTGCGGAACCGCCACATCATCCACGCGCGCACGCTCGACCTCGACGCCCTGGACCTGACCGAGACGGCCAAGCCGCTGGACCAGCAGCTCGAGGACACCGCCGAGATCCCGGCACGTCGGCCGCCGACCGCACCCGATGGCGCGGGCGCGCACCGTCGTGGTGCCCGATCGACGGGATGGACGAGTCCGCCTCGCCCCGATCAGAGTTGGTAG